One window from the genome of Bdellovibrio sp. NC01 encodes:
- the pnp gene encoding polyribonucleotide nucleotidyltransferase: protein MKTTVTTSVGGKQITIETGRLAKQADGSALVTCGNNMVLVVATSSKKASELDFFPLTVEYIEKYYATGKIPGGYFKREAKPTNDAVLIARLIDRPIRPVFPEGYRHETQVVATVLSADGAFPLEILASLGASAALHTSDIPFNGPTAAIQVARVDGQLVANPTPQQMEKSDMDLIVAGTRNGLLMVEGETKFISEADVMAALKFGHQSMMPLLNAQDELREKIGSKAKRAFVAPAIDADFRTAAESILKPKIAAALAIREKQDRYAAANAAAAEAEKSLLSAITDKDLLKQRKKELNTIVEELKYHEARSMILDRKVRIDGRDVKTVRPIANEVGLLPRAHGSGLFTRGETQVLGTVTLGTGDDEQMVDSLMGLQKRKFLLHYNFPPYSVGEVGRMGGLGRREIGHGNLAERAIKAVLPDHEKFPYTIRIVSEVLESNGSSSMGTVCSGTLALLDAGVPLKGNVAGVAMGLIKEGDRVAVLTDILGDEDHLGDMDFKVAGSPAGITALQMDIKIDSVSFEVMEQALAQAKEGRSHILNEMEKVIKTPRGQISEFAPRIETIKIKPDKIREVIGSGGKVIRGITEATGVKIEIEDDGTIHIASADPEATKKAIGMINDIVAEAEVGKVYKGRVVKIAEFGAFVEILPNTQGLLHISEIANERVRAVTDVLKEGETIDVKVLEVDRAGRIKLSRKALLNQ from the coding sequence ATGAAAACGACTGTGACAACTTCGGTAGGCGGAAAACAGATCACTATCGAAACAGGCCGTTTGGCAAAACAAGCAGATGGTTCTGCTCTAGTTACTTGTGGTAACAACATGGTTCTTGTTGTTGCGACATCTTCTAAAAAAGCCTCAGAACTAGATTTCTTCCCACTAACAGTTGAATACATCGAAAAATACTATGCGACTGGTAAAATCCCTGGTGGTTACTTCAAACGTGAAGCAAAACCAACAAACGACGCAGTTTTGATCGCGCGTTTGATCGACCGTCCAATTCGTCCTGTATTCCCAGAAGGCTACCGTCACGAAACTCAAGTAGTAGCGACAGTTCTTTCTGCTGACGGCGCATTCCCTCTAGAGATTCTAGCAAGTTTGGGTGCCTCTGCAGCTCTTCACACTTCAGACATTCCGTTCAATGGCCCAACAGCTGCGATCCAAGTTGCACGCGTTGATGGTCAACTTGTAGCGAATCCAACTCCACAACAAATGGAAAAATCAGACATGGATTTGATCGTTGCGGGTACTCGCAATGGTTTGTTGATGGTTGAAGGTGAAACGAAATTCATCTCTGAAGCAGACGTTATGGCTGCTTTGAAATTCGGTCACCAATCAATGATGCCTCTATTGAACGCGCAAGATGAATTGCGTGAAAAAATAGGTTCAAAAGCAAAACGTGCATTCGTTGCACCAGCTATCGATGCTGACTTCAGAACTGCTGCTGAAAGCATCTTGAAACCAAAAATCGCGGCGGCTCTTGCTATCCGTGAAAAACAAGATCGTTATGCTGCTGCAAATGCGGCGGCTGCTGAAGCTGAAAAATCTTTGTTGTCAGCTATCACTGATAAAGACTTGTTGAAACAACGTAAAAAAGAATTGAACACTATCGTTGAAGAGTTGAAATACCATGAAGCTCGTTCAATGATCTTGGATCGCAAAGTTCGTATCGATGGTCGTGACGTAAAAACTGTACGTCCTATCGCGAACGAAGTTGGTTTGCTTCCTCGTGCGCACGGTTCTGGTCTTTTCACTCGCGGTGAAACGCAAGTGTTGGGCACAGTAACTTTGGGTACTGGTGATGACGAACAAATGGTTGATTCATTGATGGGTCTTCAAAAACGCAAGTTCTTGCTTCACTACAACTTCCCTCCATACTCTGTAGGTGAAGTGGGTCGTATGGGCGGTTTGGGTCGTCGTGAAATTGGTCACGGTAACTTGGCTGAACGCGCGATCAAAGCAGTTCTTCCTGATCACGAAAAATTCCCATACACAATCCGTATCGTATCTGAAGTTTTGGAATCAAACGGTTCTTCTTCAATGGGTACAGTGTGCTCTGGTACTCTAGCACTTCTTGATGCTGGTGTTCCTTTGAAAGGTAACGTTGCCGGTGTGGCGATGGGCTTGATCAAAGAAGGCGACCGTGTAGCAGTATTGACTGACATCTTGGGTGACGAAGATCACTTGGGTGACATGGACTTCAAAGTTGCTGGTTCTCCTGCAGGTATCACTGCTTTGCAAATGGATATCAAAATTGACTCTGTTTCTTTCGAAGTGATGGAACAAGCTTTGGCGCAAGCTAAAGAAGGTCGTTCGCACATCTTGAACGAAATGGAAAAAGTGATCAAAACTCCTCGTGGTCAAATCTCTGAATTTGCTCCTCGTATCGAGACGATCAAAATTAAACCAGATAAAATCCGTGAAGTTATCGGTTCTGGCGGTAAAGTTATCCGCGGTATCACTGAAGCGACTGGCGTTAAGATCGAGATCGAAGATGATGGTACAATCCACATCGCGTCTGCAGATCCTGAAGCGACTAAAAAAGCTATCGGCATGATCAACGACATCGTTGCTGAAGCTGAAGTTGGCAAAGTGTACAAAGGCCGTGTTGTTAAGATCGCTGAGTTCGGTGCATTTGTTGAAATCTTGCCTAACACGCAAGGTTTGTTGCACATCTCTGAGATCGCTAACGAGCGCGTTCGTGCAGTAACTGACGTTCTTAAAGAAGGCGAAACTATCGACGTGAAAGTTCTTGAAGTAGACCGCGCTGGTCGTATCAAGCTTTCTCGTAAGGCGCTTCTTAACCAATAA
- a CDS encoding pitrilysin family protein yields MSIKFKKSELSNGIRVMSEFHPGSRAVSIGVWVLTGTRDEVPEIAGMSHLLEHLVFKGTNSRSAYQIAKSLEALGGDLNAYTTREYTCYHALVLKDHWEKALDVLSDLVSNMHLNQKEFGLEKGVILQEIAMSEDNHEDVIYDIFYDQVYGAHPLGRPILGTPKSIALMNQKQVMSYYKKNYTGKNIIISAAGCLDHEDFMAGVQKHLGRKQKSALKNTRKKPRWLKRRHVVEKQAEQVHMLMGLPTASFKDKYRFEAVILNTLLGGGMTSKLYQSVREKKGLVYSIFSSLNTNIDSGMLNIYAGTEAKNVRKVGDLISAEFAKLRKKGISKNDVEMFKTQVTGSILLGSDDIENRMTSLAVNEMVFGQYRSVESVIEEINEVNVDTVNHYLRHEIDLSQASGVLLGPGVNDVKDWWEGIEL; encoded by the coding sequence ATGTCTATTAAGTTCAAAAAATCTGAACTATCTAACGGGATCCGAGTGATGAGCGAGTTTCATCCAGGGTCCCGTGCCGTTTCTATCGGTGTGTGGGTGTTGACGGGGACTCGTGATGAGGTTCCTGAAATCGCCGGCATGTCACATTTGCTTGAACACTTGGTCTTTAAAGGCACGAATTCTCGCTCGGCTTATCAGATTGCAAAATCTTTGGAAGCTTTGGGTGGAGATTTGAATGCTTACACAACACGTGAATACACTTGTTATCACGCGCTGGTGTTGAAAGATCATTGGGAAAAAGCTTTGGATGTATTGTCGGACCTTGTGTCGAACATGCATCTGAATCAAAAAGAATTCGGGTTAGAAAAAGGCGTGATCTTGCAAGAGATCGCGATGTCTGAAGATAACCACGAAGATGTGATTTACGATATTTTCTATGACCAAGTTTATGGCGCTCATCCATTGGGTCGTCCGATCTTAGGTACGCCAAAATCAATTGCGTTGATGAATCAAAAGCAAGTGATGTCGTATTATAAGAAGAACTATACGGGTAAGAATATCATTATCAGTGCCGCTGGTTGCTTGGATCATGAAGACTTCATGGCAGGTGTGCAGAAGCATTTAGGTCGTAAGCAAAAAAGTGCATTGAAAAATACGCGTAAAAAACCTCGCTGGTTGAAACGTCGTCACGTGGTTGAAAAACAAGCAGAGCAAGTTCATATGTTGATGGGTTTGCCGACAGCAAGTTTTAAAGACAAATATCGTTTTGAAGCTGTGATCTTGAATACTCTTTTGGGTGGCGGGATGACTTCAAAGCTGTATCAATCTGTGCGTGAGAAAAAGGGCTTGGTGTATTCCATCTTCTCGAGTCTGAATACAAATATCGATTCGGGGATGTTGAATATTTATGCGGGTACTGAAGCGAAGAACGTGCGCAAAGTCGGCGATTTGATTTCGGCTGAGTTTGCGAAGCTTCGTAAAAAAGGTATTTCGAAAAACGACGTTGAAATGTTTAAGACGCAGGTGACTGGCAGTATTTTGCTGGGCTCTGACGACATCGAAAATCGTATGACTTCTTTAGCGGTGAATGAGATGGTCTTCGGCCAATATCGGTCGGTTGAATCGGTGATTGAAGAGATCAACGAAGTGAACGTAGATACTGTGAACCATTATCTTCGACACGAGATCGATTTATCTCAAGCTTCTGGCGTCTTGCTAGGGCCTGGTGTGAATGACGTTAAAGACTGGTGGGAAGGGATTGAATTATGA
- the dut gene encoding dUTP diphosphatase, producing the protein MNKLTVKIKKLENFHGEIPAYQSAGASGVDVRAQLAGPVVLNPGERALIPTGLSFEIPLGYEIQARPRSGWAAKSGLTVLNTPGTIDADYRGEVKIIVINLGNESVTINDQERCAQLVIAPVYQAHFEVVNELSDTERGAGGFGSTGRA; encoded by the coding sequence ATGAATAAATTGACTGTGAAAATTAAGAAACTTGAAAACTTCCACGGGGAAATCCCTGCTTATCAATCTGCGGGTGCAAGCGGCGTTGACGTTCGCGCGCAATTGGCAGGACCGGTTGTTTTGAATCCAGGCGAACGCGCTTTGATTCCAACAGGTTTGAGCTTTGAAATTCCATTGGGTTATGAAATCCAGGCTCGTCCACGCAGCGGTTGGGCAGCGAAAAGTGGTCTGACAGTGTTGAACACTCCGGGCACGATCGATGCTGATTATCGCGGTGAAGTAAAAATCATCGTGATTAATTTGGGTAATGAATCTGTGACGATCAACGATCAAGAGCGTTGCGCTCAATTGGTGATTGCGCCGGTTTACCAAGCACACTTTGAAGTGGTGAATGAATTATCAGACACTGAACGCGGTGCTGGTGGCTTCGGCTCAACAGGTCGCGCGTAA
- a CDS encoding Yip1 family protein, producing the protein MPDLTSGAAILDMNDYRDVTPNQSPSGKQTAKEVIGYLVDYLRHPIHKIKVLPDWHWSTLVVTLIVISMISGVITGLVPPNFFRIMSGVIVSPMVAIVTAFVGALFIYYYFQVFEKRTCSLRRIFTLILFADIPFFIFQTGSELIPPITLVGFAFTALLMAVGLTENFQMEKRRSLRLVTILFAIVFILWLWNRIDAARL; encoded by the coding sequence TTGCCAGATCTTACGTCTGGTGCTGCAATATTAGACATGAACGACTACAGAGACGTCACACCTAATCAGTCCCCTTCAGGTAAACAAACAGCAAAAGAAGTGATCGGATATCTTGTCGATTATCTTCGCCATCCGATTCACAAAATCAAAGTTCTTCCCGACTGGCACTGGTCAACTCTTGTTGTAACGTTGATCGTGATCTCGATGATTTCAGGAGTGATCACGGGCCTAGTTCCACCGAACTTCTTCCGCATCATGAGTGGCGTCATCGTTTCGCCAATGGTTGCGATTGTAACGGCTTTCGTGGGTGCTTTGTTTATTTACTATTACTTTCAAGTTTTCGAAAAAAGAACGTGCTCACTTCGTCGTATCTTCACGTTGATTCTTTTCGCTGACATTCCGTTCTTTATTTTCCAAACTGGCAGCGAGTTGATTCCACCCATCACCTTGGTGGGCTTCGCCTTCACAGCGCTATTGATGGCCGTCGGTTTAACTGAAAATTTCCAAATGGAAAAAAGAAGATCTTTGCGTTTGGTTACGATCCTGTTCGCGATCGTTTTCATCTTGTGGTTATGGAACCGCATCGATGCCGCGAGATTATAG
- a CDS encoding polyprenol monophosphomannose synthase — translation MKTLVIVPTYNEKENVQTIVPAIFAQNLGVDILVVDDNSPDGTGAIVREMQKNLPQLHLLSRPGKQGLGKAYIAGFRWGMDQGYEALVEMDADFSHRPEDLGPLLNTLSKNDFAVGSRYIQGGRTVNWGLMRKIISRGGGIYSRLILGFPLNDWTGGFNAWKKEVLQGIDLSTVESNGYSFQIELKYKAMKRGFKGAESPIVFEDRRVGQSKMSLKIVIEAFYRVWIMRFK, via the coding sequence ATGAAAACATTGGTCATTGTCCCGACATACAACGAGAAAGAAAACGTTCAAACTATTGTGCCTGCTATTTTTGCACAAAATCTTGGAGTCGATATCCTTGTGGTTGACGACAACTCTCCGGATGGAACAGGTGCGATCGTTCGCGAAATGCAAAAAAATCTTCCGCAATTGCATTTGCTATCTCGCCCAGGAAAACAAGGTTTGGGTAAAGCCTACATCGCTGGTTTCCGTTGGGGTATGGATCAAGGCTATGAAGCTTTGGTTGAGATGGATGCGGATTTTTCACATCGCCCCGAAGATTTGGGTCCGTTGTTGAATACATTGTCTAAGAATGATTTCGCTGTGGGCTCTCGTTACATTCAGGGTGGTCGTACAGTTAATTGGGGTCTGATGCGTAAGATTATTTCTCGCGGCGGCGGGATTTATTCGCGTCTGATTCTTGGTTTCCCGTTGAACGATTGGACGGGTGGCTTCAATGCGTGGAAGAAAGAAGTTCTTCAAGGTATTGATCTTTCAACGGTTGAGTCGAATGGCTACAGCTTTCAAATTGAATTGAAATACAAAGCGATGAAACGCGGATTTAAAGGTGCAGAATCACCAATCGTGTTTGAAGATCGTCGTGTTGGGCAAAGTAAGATGTCTTTGAAAATCGTGATCGAAGCCTTCTATCGCGTCTGGATCATGCGCTTTAAATAA
- a CDS encoding SH3 domain-containing protein: MKFIALILFFILPVQVFAQTAQQGTIVADEAQIYRDPDFDAPVIAVLPPGGVYSISTGKKGPFFKIRVKPGTVGWISETDIRPGNLKVTAETKKEAQKLKEQKEHEENRPAFFTTRHWGPVVEFLNYTEDTMGEERSAMTMFYGFKWTGFNTLFSGEVYTDANLIFHSGAPSYYEDKTGESAGGFIVNANFLLQTVRTLTKDCLMYYGFGPTWRYSHFDLHLNNGGVSQGYSADDMALGILFDVGLAYRISKTAIRSDVKYYWEKNKYPGIGVSWGFEF, translated from the coding sequence ATGAAATTCATTGCGCTGATTCTTTTTTTCATCCTCCCTGTTCAAGTGTTTGCGCAGACGGCGCAGCAGGGGACGATTGTTGCAGATGAAGCGCAGATTTATCGTGATCCAGATTTTGATGCACCGGTGATTGCGGTGTTACCTCCAGGTGGGGTCTACAGTATTTCTACTGGCAAAAAAGGTCCGTTTTTTAAAATTCGTGTGAAGCCGGGAACTGTCGGCTGGATTTCTGAAACGGATATTCGCCCCGGTAATTTGAAAGTTACTGCGGAAACAAAAAAAGAAGCCCAAAAACTCAAAGAACAAAAAGAGCACGAAGAAAATCGACCTGCTTTTTTTACGACTCGTCACTGGGGTCCCGTTGTGGAGTTTCTAAACTACACGGAAGACACCATGGGTGAAGAACGTTCAGCGATGACGATGTTTTATGGCTTTAAGTGGACGGGCTTTAATACTCTGTTCAGTGGCGAAGTTTATACCGATGCCAATTTGATTTTTCATAGTGGCGCGCCTTCGTACTACGAAGATAAAACCGGTGAGAGTGCTGGTGGTTTTATCGTGAATGCGAATTTTCTTTTGCAAACGGTGCGCACCTTAACAAAAGATTGCCTGATGTATTACGGGTTCGGTCCGACGTGGCGTTATTCGCATTTTGATTTGCACCTTAATAATGGCGGCGTTTCGCAAGGCTACTCTGCGGATGATATGGCGCTCGGTATTTTGTTTGATGTGGGACTTGCTTATAGAATCAGCAAAACGGCGATTCGTTCCGACGTTAAGTACTACTGGGAAAAAAACAAATACCCAGGAATAGGCGTCAGCTGGGGCTTCGAGTTTTAA
- the mutL gene encoding DNA mismatch repair endonuclease MutL — translation MSEIHVLSPEVVDQIAAGEVVERPAHLVKELVENSIDAGATRVHVEYFDGGRNVKVIDNGKGMAPADLPKALERFATSKIKKTDDLWKLRTFGFRGEALASIAAVSKITLTSRRKGDEQAHQLISEFGKKSEINKIGGSEGTTILMENLFENTPARLKFLKSDAAEHTAIKTTLKAMALSHFDVEFRIQENGKLINFWPACNNRKDRVEQILEIKPMFEGEAVRENVKAYAVFADPHNVAKTSKNIWLFAQNRWIQDRSLQAAVNEAYRSLLMHGEFPIAAVWVELDPDCVDVNIHPTKSQVKFQDPSLAFRAVAGSVRSTLEQAPWIPKTAGSVSSAAGRMASADPSGAEATSEFKTTQGLPNFAKSMPKENLSFEDSSLQVTQFQKKDFSFPTTFQQTKLDYQTLADSAAAREELMTPTSPAQQTPLTEEATPQTSGGGYWSSLEVLGQANLTYIVTQNRDKIVFVDQHAAHERVAFERLMSAWKGGKIDIQDFLFPLAIDMSPEKVEGILLLAKDIERLGVHIEALGPGTVGVKAAPLFIKESILGKVLDRMAGEIVEQGGSYSLERAVGDICATMACHSVVRAGQALSIEQMKNLLKEMDQFPLSSFCPHGRPVSVEYPFYKLEKDFGRIV, via the coding sequence ATGTCAGAAATCCACGTTTTATCCCCTGAAGTTGTCGACCAAATCGCTGCCGGCGAAGTGGTTGAACGGCCTGCCCATCTTGTCAAAGAATTGGTTGAAAACAGTATCGATGCGGGTGCTACGCGCGTGCATGTGGAATATTTTGACGGTGGTCGCAACGTCAAAGTGATCGATAACGGTAAAGGCATGGCGCCAGCCGATTTGCCAAAAGCTTTAGAGCGATTCGCGACAAGCAAAATCAAAAAAACAGACGACTTGTGGAAGCTTCGCACTTTCGGGTTTCGTGGGGAAGCGCTTGCGAGTATCGCGGCGGTTTCAAAAATCACTTTGACGTCTCGTCGTAAAGGCGATGAACAAGCTCATCAACTGATCAGTGAATTCGGCAAAAAAAGCGAGATCAACAAAATCGGTGGCTCTGAAGGCACGACGATTTTGATGGAGAATCTTTTTGAAAACACTCCGGCGCGTTTGAAGTTTTTAAAATCAGACGCCGCTGAACACACTGCGATCAAGACGACTTTAAAGGCGATGGCGCTTTCCCATTTTGATGTGGAATTTCGTATTCAAGAAAACGGCAAGCTGATCAACTTCTGGCCTGCATGTAATAATCGCAAAGACCGTGTTGAACAGATCTTAGAAATCAAACCGATGTTTGAGGGTGAAGCGGTTCGCGAAAACGTGAAAGCGTATGCGGTGTTTGCGGATCCTCATAACGTGGCGAAGACATCAAAAAATATTTGGCTGTTTGCACAGAATCGTTGGATTCAAGATCGCAGTCTGCAAGCGGCAGTCAATGAAGCCTATCGCAGTCTGCTGATGCACGGTGAGTTTCCGATTGCTGCGGTTTGGGTTGAGTTAGATCCAGACTGTGTCGACGTGAATATTCATCCAACAAAATCACAAGTGAAATTCCAAGATCCTTCGCTTGCATTCCGTGCGGTGGCGGGTTCGGTGCGTTCGACGCTGGAGCAAGCTCCGTGGATTCCGAAAACTGCGGGAAGTGTTTCCTCGGCCGCTGGTAGAATGGCTTCCGCAGACCCGAGTGGTGCTGAAGCGACTTCTGAATTTAAAACGACTCAAGGTCTGCCGAACTTCGCGAAGTCGATGCCGAAGGAAAATCTTTCTTTCGAAGATTCCTCTTTGCAGGTGACTCAATTCCAGAAAAAAGATTTCTCATTCCCAACCACGTTTCAGCAAACGAAGTTGGATTATCAAACGCTTGCGGATTCCGCAGCCGCTCGCGAAGAGTTGATGACGCCGACATCTCCGGCGCAACAAACTCCGCTGACGGAAGAAGCGACACCACAAACTTCTGGGGGTGGCTACTGGTCATCGCTTGAAGTTTTGGGACAGGCGAATTTGACATACATCGTGACACAAAATCGCGACAAGATTGTTTTCGTCGATCAACATGCGGCCCACGAGCGTGTTGCTTTTGAGCGCCTGATGAGTGCATGGAAGGGTGGAAAAATTGATATTCAAGATTTCCTATTCCCACTCGCGATTGATATGTCTCCGGAAAAAGTGGAAGGCATTTTATTGCTCGCAAAAGATATTGAACGCCTAGGTGTTCATATCGAAGCCTTGGGCCCGGGCACTGTGGGTGTTAAGGCCGCACCGTTGTTTATTAAAGAATCAATCCTAGGAAAAGTTTTGGACCGCATGGCCGGCGAAATCGTCGAGCAGGGTGGCAGCTATTCTTTGGAAAGAGCAGTCGGTGATATCTGTGCAACAATGGCGTGTCATTCGGTCGTTCGTGCAGGACAGGCGTTAAGCATTGAGCAGATGAAGAATTTGCTGAAAGAGATGGATCAATTCCCACTTTCAAGTTTCTGCCCGCATGGCAGACCGGTGAGTGTTGAATATCCGTTCTATAAATTGGAAAAAGATTTCGGTCGCATCGTTTAA
- the miaA gene encoding tRNA (adenosine(37)-N6)-dimethylallyltransferase MiaA — protein sequence MGKKNPVIFVVGSTATGKSEWALKLAQEFNGVIINCDSVQLYTKVDIGSAKPSKEEQALVKHYLLDYVNPPEEVTAGNYARDFFQVMEQLPEGQPAFVVGGTGFYFMAIEKGMYPVMKVAPELKAQIEKELSEPGGSEKLHAELTKMDPEYAAKIHLADKYRIGRAIELIRSEGKSVTQIQKEFEDQREEFPFPLLKIGPSWDRELLRERIAKRSAIMLQNGLLAETKTLLDEGLENWAPLSSVGYKEAIECLKGEIPFSELQEAITTSTAQLAKRQKTWFQRDKSIHWFDGGTGFEQARAQVEKFLKS from the coding sequence ATGGGAAAAAAGAATCCTGTGATTTTTGTTGTCGGCAGCACGGCCACTGGGAAATCCGAGTGGGCGCTGAAGCTTGCGCAAGAATTTAACGGGGTGATCATTAACTGCGATTCCGTTCAGCTTTACACCAAAGTCGACATCGGTTCGGCGAAGCCCAGTAAAGAAGAACAGGCCCTCGTAAAACATTATTTACTCGATTATGTGAATCCTCCGGAAGAAGTGACGGCTGGTAATTATGCCCGTGATTTCTTTCAGGTGATGGAACAACTTCCTGAAGGTCAGCCCGCATTTGTTGTGGGTGGTACTGGTTTTTATTTCATGGCGATTGAAAAGGGCATGTATCCGGTCATGAAAGTGGCGCCGGAATTAAAAGCGCAAATCGAAAAAGAACTTTCTGAACCGGGCGGTTCGGAAAAACTTCACGCGGAACTGACAAAAATGGACCCCGAGTATGCGGCTAAAATTCATTTAGCCGATAAGTATCGTATCGGGCGCGCGATCGAATTGATTCGCAGCGAAGGCAAAAGTGTTACGCAAATCCAAAAAGAGTTCGAAGATCAACGTGAAGAATTTCCGTTTCCGCTGTTAAAGATTGGCCCAAGTTGGGACCGTGAACTTTTGCGCGAGCGAATTGCGAAAAGATCGGCGATCATGTTGCAAAACGGGTTGCTGGCAGAGACAAAAACTCTCCTCGACGAAGGTTTGGAAAACTGGGCTCCGCTCAGTTCGGTTGGTTATAAGGAAGCGATTGAATGTTTGAAAGGTGAAATTCCTTTCAGTGAATTACAAGAAGCGATTACGACAAGTACAGCTCAGCTCGCTAAAAGACAAAAAACGTGGTTTCAGCGAGACAAATCAATTCACTGGTTTGATGGCGGCACGGGTTTCGAGCAAGCGCGAGCACAGGTCGAGAAATTTCTGAAATCTTGA
- a CDS encoding YicC/YloC family endoribonuclease: MKSMTGYGNARVQSKDVTIEVSIRSVNGRFLEPRFHLPREFVAFEGDLKKVLSSTLLRGTVDVFISRRVKNVGGKTQMTVNDALAKKYLTAYKHLSKELGVPFQVHLEAMARLPDVIKLEETYELFAGEEKVLKKAFADACKNCDKERVREGKALRNDLTALLVSLEKQVKAITGLREEANAQLQDKFEQKIRARLKGNEIDPTRLSQEIVIQLEKADINEELSRLSEHIKNYRQLVSSQQAEGKKLDFYTQELLREVNTIGSKSQVAKITQAVVEAKTLIERLREQVQNVQ; encoded by the coding sequence ATGAAAAGCATGACAGGTTACGGCAACGCGAGAGTTCAATCAAAGGATGTCACTATCGAGGTGAGCATTCGTTCAGTGAATGGCAGATTCTTGGAGCCTCGATTCCATTTACCTCGTGAATTCGTAGCTTTTGAAGGCGATCTTAAAAAAGTTTTATCTTCAACGCTTTTGCGTGGAACAGTTGATGTGTTTATTTCTCGTCGCGTGAAAAACGTGGGCGGCAAAACGCAGATGACGGTGAACGATGCATTGGCGAAAAAATATCTCACGGCATACAAACATCTTTCCAAAGAGTTGGGCGTTCCATTTCAAGTACATCTTGAAGCTATGGCGCGTTTGCCAGATGTGATCAAGCTTGAGGAAACGTATGAATTGTTTGCTGGCGAAGAAAAAGTTTTGAAGAAAGCTTTCGCTGATGCTTGTAAGAATTGCGATAAAGAACGTGTACGTGAAGGAAAAGCCTTGCGTAACGATCTGACGGCTTTGCTGGTTTCGCTGGAAAAACAAGTGAAGGCAATCACGGGTTTGCGCGAAGAAGCTAATGCACAACTTCAAGACAAGTTTGAACAAAAAATTCGTGCTCGTCTTAAAGGCAATGAAATTGATCCAACTAGATTGTCGCAAGAAATCGTGATTCAGCTTGAAAAGGCAGACATCAACGAAGAATTGTCTCGTCTAAGTGAGCATATTAAAAACTACCGCCAATTAGTGTCGTCGCAACAGGCCGAGGGTAAGAAATTGGATTTCTACACTCAAGAGCTGCTCCGCGAGGTGAATACGATTGGTTCGAAGTCTCAGGTAGCCAAGATCACTCAGGCTGTGGTAGAAGCAAAAACCCTTATTGAGAGACTAAGAGAACAGGTTCAAAACGTGCAATAA
- the gmk gene encoding guanylate kinase has protein sequence MKTRMIIVAAPSGAGKSSFVERLTKENDRLVDIVTYTTRSIRKGETNGVQYNFISHDDFQNKIEQGFFVEWAKVHTNYYGTSYASIENAWAQNKTAIMDIDIQGVLTFKSKYPDAKTIFILPPSIDELRRRIEKRDGGMPHDIEVRMANAEKELREASKFDYQIVNDKFDHSYEQFKKIVEELLG, from the coding sequence ATGAAGACACGCATGATCATCGTCGCCGCTCCGAGTGGCGCAGGAAAAAGTAGCTTTGTCGAAAGATTGACCAAGGAAAACGATCGCTTGGTCGACATCGTTACTTATACTACGCGTTCAATCCGTAAAGGGGAGACGAACGGTGTTCAGTACAACTTCATTAGCCACGACGACTTCCAGAATAAGATCGAACAAGGTTTCTTTGTCGAGTGGGCGAAAGTTCACACGAATTACTACGGAACTTCTTACGCTTCGATTGAAAATGCCTGGGCTCAGAACAAAACAGCGATCATGGATATCGACATCCAAGGTGTTTTGACATTTAAGTCTAAGTATCCGGATGCAAAGACGATTTTCATTCTCCCACCCTCAATTGATGAGCTGCGTCGTCGCATTGAGAAACGCGATGGCGGTATGCCTCACGATATCGAAGTCAGAATGGCCAATGCCGAAAAAGAGCTGCGTGAGGCCTCTAAATTCGATTACCAGATCGTGAACGATAAGTTCGATCATTCCTACGAGCAATTCAAAAAAATCGTTGAAGAATTGCTAGGTTAA